A region from the Sinorhizobium chiapasense genome encodes:
- a CDS encoding thermonuclease family protein encodes MPALFAALVIVHGSAEAADYSGRARVIDGDTISIRNQRVRIAAIDACERDQTGLKDGKVWRCGVAARSYLGKMLDGQHVRCDIIDQDQYHRLVGQCFIGDVDIGLAMVKAGLAEAMLRYLPATHSISEVEYGQAENRARDNGFGMWSAEIESPHVYRRSKSSGNQ; translated from the coding sequence TTGCCCGCGCTATTCGCCGCCCTCGTCATCGTTCACGGTTCGGCGGAGGCCGCCGATTATTCCGGCCGTGCCCGTGTGATCGATGGCGACACCATCAGCATCAGGAATCAGCGCGTCAGGATAGCGGCGATCGATGCTTGCGAGCGCGACCAGACCGGATTGAAAGATGGGAAGGTTTGGCGCTGTGGCGTCGCAGCCCGCAGCTACCTGGGAAAGATGTTAGACGGCCAGCATGTGCGCTGCGACATCATCGATCAGGATCAGTATCACCGCCTGGTGGGCCAGTGCTTCATCGGAGACGTCGATATCGGCCTTGCGATGGTGAAGGCAGGACTGGCCGAGGCAATGCTGCGGTATCTGCCGGCGACCCACTCAATCAGCGAGGTCGAGTACGGCCAGGCCGAGAACCGCGCCCGCGATAATGGCTTTGGCATGTGGTCGGCCGAGATCGAGAGCCCGCACGTCTATCGTCGTTCCAAATCTTCTGGGAACCAGTGA